One segment of Lytechinus pictus isolate F3 Inbred chromosome 13, Lp3.0, whole genome shotgun sequence DNA contains the following:
- the LOC129274837 gene encoding sulfotransferase 1C4-like → MSSGFSSKVPDCVVQTCYEYEGVIMPNIMRKDVIERVRNFECRPDDLFIVTYPKSGTTWTEHLCMLIKHDGDASQLGGVHLILKVPFLEMLQDRNNISTSPAYVDLAEKMQSPRMLKSHCHPPFLPLDIRTDDPKAKVIYVARNPKDTAVSYYHFCHYSSVLPKYESWDVFFEEFLAHRGETVKFQISSSRLLGYEKAIKRDSKPRLPDFSGMSR, encoded by the exons ATGAGTTCAGGATTCTCATCTAAAGTTCCCGATTGCGTGGTCCAGACATGCTACGAGTATGAAGGCGTCATCATGCCCAACATAATGCGCAAGGATGTAATAGAACGCGTCAGGAACTTTGAGTGTCGACCTGATGATCTCTTCATAGTAACCTATCCCAAGTCAG GTACAACTTGGACGGAGCATCTGTGTATGCTAATTAAACATGACGGTGATGCCAGCCAGTTAGGGGGCGTCCATCTTATATTGAAGGTTCCATTTCTTGAGATGTTACAGGACCGTAATAACATTTCC ACGTCACCAGCATATGTTGATTTGGCCGAGAAGATGCAGTCTCCAAGGATGCTCAAATCTCACTGTCATCCACCTTTCTTACCCCTGGATATCCGAACCGATGATCCGAAAGCAAAG GTTATTTACGTGGCCCGAAACCCAAAGGATACGGCTGTCTCCTACTACCATTTCTGCCATTATTCGTCGGTTCTTCCAAAATATGAATCTTGGGAtgttttttttgaggagttctTAGCTCATAGgg GCGAGACGGTgaaattccaaatctcgtcttctcgacttctcggatACGAGAAGGCGataaagcgagattccaaaccTCGTCTtcccgacttctcgggtatgagcAGATGA
- the LOC129274386 gene encoding sulfotransferase 1C2-like isoform X2 gives MSSGFSTKVPDCVVQRCYEYEGVIIPNMMPKDVIERVRKFECRPDDLFIVTYPKSGTTWMEHLCMLIKHDGDASQLGGVHLVLKVPFLEILQDRNHNATSPAFVDLAEKMSSPRMLKSHCHPPFLPLDIRTDDPKAKVIYVARNPKDTAVSYFHFCHYTPVLPKYESWDVFFEEFLANRAPQGSWFENVLPWWKRRNHPNVLFLKYEDMKKDLTGAVRQIAEFMGKTLSDDVIDTIAEASTFKAMKNNPSSNPDTLIMKDLEQAGIEKPKDKSFMRKGVVGDWRNYFTNDQNKRFDEVYEKEMAGSGLEFEF, from the exons ATGAGTTCAGGATTCTCAACTAAAGTTCCCGATTGCGTGGTCCAGAGATGCTACGAGTACGAAGGCGTCATCATACCCAACATGATGCCCAAGGATGTGATAGAACGCGTCAGGAAGTTTGAGTGTCGACCCGATGATCTCTTCATAGTAACCTATCCAAAGTCAG GTACAACTTGGATGGAGCACCTTTGTATGCTAATTAAACATGACGGTGATGCCAGCCAGTTAGGGGGCGTCCATCTTGTGTTGAAGGTTCCATTTCTTGAGATATTACAGGACCGTAATCACAATGCC ACGTCACCAGCATTTGTTGATTTGGCCGAGAAGATGTCGTCTCCAAGGATGCTCAAATCTCACTGTCATCCACCCTTCTTACCCCTGGATATCCGAACCGATGATCCGAAAGCAAAG GTTATTTACGTGGCTCGAAACCCAAAGGATACGGCTGTCTCCTACTTCCATTTCTGCCATTATACGCCGGTTCTTCCAAAATATGAATCTTGGGATGTTTTCTTTGAGGAGTTTCTCGCTAATAGGG CTCCTCAGGGATCTTGGTTTGAAAACGTGTTACCATGGTGGAAGAGAAGAAATCATCCTAATGTTCTCTTTCTCAAGTACGAAGATATGAAGAAG GATCTTACAGGAGCCGTACGACAGATAGCCGAATTCATGGGGAAGACTCTCTCTGATGACGTCATAGATACAATCGCAGAAGCTTCGACGTTTAAAGCAATGAAGAACAATCCTTCATCAAATCCTGATACTCTGATAATGAAGGATTTAGAGCAGGCTGGAATAGAGAAACCAAAAGACAAATCATTCATGAGGAAAG GTGTGGTAGGAGACTGGAGGAATTATTTCACTAATGATCAAAATAAACGATTTGACGAAGTATATGAGAAGGAAATGGCGGGATCTGGACTTGAATTCGAATTTTAG